The DNA segment AAGctggaaataaaaaagatgtaAGGAGCGAAATGTTTTTATATGGGTGAGAAACGAGAAAGAAATGATCCAAAAAATGTTTGATGTACTTTTACATTATAGCAGCTTACTTTAGCAGAAAATGTCAACTCAGTGGGTatcacgccccccccccccatcttctgcgatgataattatgatatcatgtcatcaattattttcagcGGAATATATACAGTCTATCCCAAGGGCAGAAAGCGATCTCTCCTGATCGGTACTGCTGGAGGTAATACCAATATAGCTCAGGCTTCTCAATCTTGAAATTATTAACAAAGTTTCGAATGTGCCTTAGTTCATTTGTATACTCGTCAATGCTCACCAAACCTTCACCATGCTTCACCTTGGCTATCAGGATTGTATTCCATTGAGATACAGCAGCGCAAAGGAAACTACCCTGATTCTTTAATTTATGTTGTACAGCACCCTGTTTGTCTATCAATCTGATAGCATACAATGATGAAATGATAAGAGAACCATGGTAACTAGTGATTTGCCGAGGTTCATACGCGTTGCATGGTATCTCCCTGACTGCTCGCCCACCTGCTGTTGAAAATACCTGGATCTTCAGGGCTCTCCAGTAGCTCACATAGATcagatcatcaccatcaacagtGAGACGAGGAATCCCACCTTCATCTTTACTTAGAGTCTTAAACATTACATTCAATTGTGTGTACTCTGGTGTGTACAGTGTAATGttgtttgaagtatcaatcacAACGCATCGACCATCAGAAAGGAACCCTACCCCCAATATTTTAACATCCTTCAGAACTGTCTGCTGAAGCTGACCATCAGTGGAGAAGATATTCATGCCACCTGTATCACATCCTACGGCCATCCTACCGTCTGGTGTACCAACCACGGCATGTATGCCAAATGGCAAGGCAACTTTCTttacattatcaatattataagTAGGCAAAGAAACGTCcttttcattaaatgttttattagtGGGTAAGGCGACGTTTCTTTCAACTACATTCACAATCTTTCCAAGGCCTAGCTCACCCATTCCAACATTTCTCTTGAACATGACACTTTTCCCCTTTATGCCCGATTTCTTCGGCTGCTCGTAGTCAGGATCCTTTTGATCAAAGACCTCTCGTAACTCTTCACACAGAGTGTCGTGTGCAGCCAAAGTATCCATATCTAATGGAATCTTTATTTTCTTAGTTACCATTTCAGCCATGGTCGTCAACTGATTGATGTACTTCTTAGCCGTGGTCTTCATGCTTTCCAGTTCTTTCTTTACTCCTTCGGTCGTTTCCTTGACTTCTCTTACTAGACTTTCCCTCTTTACTGTCAACTGCCGGACTGCATCATCATATGCTTTATTAATGTCACTTGTACACTGTTTCTTGGCACTGTCAACACTTTTAGTCTGTTCATCTATAAAATCAATGTACTTCTGAAAGCATGATTGTTTCTTGTCCACCTTTGATTTAAGTTCTTCGATACCCTTCGTGTGTTTGTCCTCGTAAGCTGTTCCCTCGATGACCTTGTGTCCTTCCCCCGTATGTTCCATAACAACACACCTGAAGCATGTGAATCTCCTGCAGCTGGAACAGAAGCAACCCTCGTCTTCTTTtggatgtttcctgcatttccgGTATTTACGGACTGAAACCTTCCCTGATGAGATCTCACTCATGGCAATGACTTCATGATCGATAAAGCCTTTCCATTGAGAGTGCGTATTAAGACAAGAGATGCAGAGATAGTTGCCACAGTCTTGGCAGTAGACAGCAGCATGGGATTTGTCATTTGATTTACAATTTGTGCAAATCTGAGGATGGCCCTCCATATCCTCTATCAGACTCTTCAAAGCAAGATTTACCTGTAGTTTGCCGACATCTTGGTTTGGGACCTGGGTCACAGCTCTGCAGACAGGGCATCGGATCTGGCAGTTACCGTGACACTCTAAGAGGTTGTCCAGGCAAGTCTTGCAGAAAGTGTGAGAACAAGACAGGATCTTGGGATCGGTGAAGGTAGAAAGACACACTGGACACTCTGTACTCTGGGAGATGACAGTCTTTAATGCTTCAGCCATGGTTGGGTTATAGAagactgaaaaataatgataacaaaacaaGATGAAGAATAATAAACACCATTTGACTTACATCACTGAGTAATAAAAGGATCACGTTGGGTTTTGGAATAGGGACAGGAAGGGGAGGAGCAATTGGAAATTGGgaatgataaaatgagggggAGAGGAGAAAGGGGAATGGAAAGAGGAGCTTGATACGATGGGAATAAATTGGGATGGTGAAAGGAAAGGAGTGAAAAGAAGAGTATTAGGAATCATATtgctttaaaaagagtattatttttataagtttatttccaattagtctaatgccatttcgtccaattaccaaactcctttactatcatttggtctaacatAAGCTAATCCACTATCCACATCGTCTAATTGCAATTTCTTTCACTCACCAGTTTATATATAACGAGTTGGGCTAACAGCAATTAAGTCTGAAATCTAGTTTAACTGGACTTAGTGTTAATTggacaaaataaattaaaatgaaatggatatttatttagaccaactggttatgagacgaaatggtaatggacgaactggtgattagacgaagtgatgattggaccaaatggtttttagacgaaatgttttttttttcttaagtttttattgggttttcataattttgtataacaaTTCACTTATAATTCATACGAgtaatttaaaatataacagaataaacaaataagaaaagaaaaacaagcaGCTTACACAATATTAGTTTACACTAGAAGAAGTACAgcttacatgtataaataataataataattccatCTTATTAAGCGCTTTTTCTAAAGTAACAAAAAACAAGCCATATCAATAAGATAATAATTGATAAACatgtagtaaaaaaaagttattttgtctaaaaaccatttggtccaatcatcacttcgtctaatcaccagttcgtgtatcgaattttaaatttttaggtgtcattGTACATAAGCTTTCTTGGAAGTGTCATATTGACAGTATTTGCAAAACAATTTCTCGTAATATTGgtgttatgaataaattaagaatGTTCCTCCCGTCAACTTCCTTACTCACACTCTACTCTTATAGTATTACCATATCTTCACTACGGTCTGCTTATATGGGGAAACACACATCAAACTTTACTTAACAGGATTTTATTgctgcaaaagaaagcacttcgaattgtttttttcttctcactgatcctatttttttgaaaacaaaattttgaagatcAGTGATCTTTACCTACTCCAGCTCGGTCAATTTATGTaccaatacaataataatatgcttccttttatttttcatgacatgTTCTTAAAAAACAGCTCCTCACACATTACCCTACTAGAGGGCGCGACGACCTTCATTTGCCCATGCTTAGAACACTGTTCGCCCAagatacatttatatatataggGGCCCAAAATTTTGGAACTCTCTTCACCCAGATATCCAGTTTTCTCCTTCtcttaattcatttaaaagaaaattaaaattcattttgttgcaattttacaaaacTTCACATTGATTCCCTTTCCTCTATaatctatttgtttatttattgtttacctATTTACAGGTTGCCCTCGGTGTTGGTGTCAGATTGACCACACTCCCCTCCCCggctctctctttccctctccttCTATCTTtaactctctctttctccatttaTCCCTTCTTCGGTTTTCGCAGCAATGTTTGTTTAATTTTACTCttgttttgtgtgttttatttttgtttttgttttgttttttgtgtctTCATgtcttttctttgtcttttgtctctgctcatcttttaattttaatttcctttattataatcattatttatatctttatttaattatctattttgtaTTGCCGCTCGTTTTTGGCCCATATACTTTTAAGTGTTATACTTTTTTTCGTCTGGAGTGGTCCACACTTTataagctttgcttttcagtggaccactccgtttttccaacatttttgatatattatctTCTGTATCAGGTgcatattctttatatttggtttatttgaatatttatgtcatttttatttcctgatgttatattttatttattgtaatcattgcttcttcattttgttggaaaaattgaaaaaatgaaatgaaatgaaattatacgAATACGCAATttaccttttcatttttcacattaCTTCCGGGTTGGAAAATAAGTCTGATCACCCCTAAACAACGATCTTgatatatataatttgattGTTTCGATCCTGTCTGTCCAAAGATGGTGATGTTACAATTTCTCACTGGAAACAATCGCTTATTATTGAAGAAAATGGCAATCCAGTAATATTAAAGATACAATCATTAAACAAGCCATATCAATCAGTGTGATTTCAAATTCGACACGTTTCTGATACATATGGCATTTGAATgtgtaaaatatatacataatatctttggaaaatacatgaattattcaatatacTTACGTCAAACAGCTTATGTCCATTTATTATAAACGATATGTTTCTCAGTTTGATCAAAGCAACAATATTACACGGGTCTGGTAGTAGCAGTATTAGATATTTTGGCTACATCAATTTA comes from the Lytechinus variegatus isolate NC3 chromosome 9, Lvar_3.0, whole genome shotgun sequence genome and includes:
- the LOC121421642 gene encoding E3 ubiquitin-protein ligase TRIM31-like, producing MAEALKTVISQSTECPVCLSTFTDPKILSCSHTFCKTCLDNLLECHGNCQIRCPVCRAVTQVPNQDVGKLQVNLALKSLIEDMEGHPQICTNCKSNDKSHAAVYCQDCGNYLCISCLNTHSQWKGFIDHEVIAMSEISSGKVSVRKYRKCRKHPKEDEGCFCSSCRRFTCFRCVVMEHTGEGHKVIEGTAYEDKHTKGIEELKSKVDKKQSCFQKYIDFIDEQTKSVDSAKKQCTSDINKAYDDAVRQLTVKRESLVREVKETTEGVKKELESMKTTAKKYINQLTTMAEMVTKKIKIPLDMDTLAAHDTLCEELREVFDQKDPDYEQPKKSGIKGKSVMFKRNVGMGELGLGKIVNVVERNVALPTNKTFNEKDVSLPTYNIDNVKKVALPFGIHAVVGTPDGRMAVGCDTGGMNIFSTDGQLQQTVLKDVKILGVGFLSDGRCVVIDTSNNITLYTPEYTQLNVMFKTLSKDEGGIPRLTVDGDDLIYVSYWRALKIQVFSTAGGRAVREIPCNAYEPRQITSYHGSLIISSLYAIRLIDKQGAVQHKLKNQGSFLCAAVSQWNTILIAKVKHGEGLVSIDEYTNELRHIRNFVNNFKIEKPELYWYYLQQYRSGEIAFCPWDRLYIFR